Genomic DNA from Gemmatimonadaceae bacterium:
TGGTCGCGACGCGCGCGCCGAGTCGGTGCCAGAACCCGGCGACCAGTGCCACCGCACCCTCCTCCGCGCCGTCAGCGGGCGTGAGGATGCACCAGCGGTTCCGGAACAGGGTGGCCAGGCCGGCGTCGGGCCCGGAGAACTCGGTGCCGGCGATCGGGTGGGCCGGGACGAAGGCCACACCCGGGGGCAGGTGCGGCGTCACCTGCGCCACCACCGACGACTTCACCGACCCGGTGTCCGACACGACCGTGCCGGCCTCGAGGTATGGGGCGATCGCCGCCGCGGCGGCACCGCTGGCGCCCACGGGCACGCAGAGGATGACCAGGTCCGCGCGGTGCAGGGCCGCGGCGATGTCGCCGTCGGCCACGTCGGCCAGGTCCAGCGCCCTGACGCGCGCCATCACCGCGTCCGAGCTGTCGAGCGCGACGATCGTGTGCGCCGCGCCGCTCGCACGTGCGGCGAGCGCGATGGAGGCGCCGATCAGGCCCATCCCCACCAGCACGAGCTTCCCGGGTGTCGGTGGTGCGGCCAGCGGTGACTCGGCCAGCGGTGACTCGGCCATCGGTGCGGTGGAGTGGCAGGTGGGTACGGCGACGGGCCGGAGCCGGTAGTCTACTGCGGACGCGCCGCCGCGTACACGCTGCGATTTCCGTATCTTTGTGTCCTGCCCCGCACGGCGGGGGCACCGTCACACCACGACCCCGGATGGGCACCCACATGGCCGAAACCAATTCATTCGACGTCACCACCAGCGTCGACCTGCAGGAGGTCGACAACGCCGTCAACCAGGCGAAGAAGGAGGTGGGACAGCGCTACGACTTCAAGGGCGTGATGGCCGAGATCGAGTTCAGCCGCGCCGAGTCGAAGATCGAGCTCAAGAGCAACAGCGACATGCACATGGAGTCGATGTTCGATGTGCTGCAGGCGAAGCTCATCAAGCGCGGCGTGCCGGTGAAGAACCTCGACGTCGGCGACGTCAAGCCGATGGGCGGCGACACGCTGATGCGCACCATCAACCTGAAGATGAACCTCGACGGCGACACCGCGAAGAAGGTCGCCGCCGCGATCAAGGCCGCGAAGCTCAAGAAGGTGCAGGCCGCGATCCAGGGGGACCAGGTGCGCGTGACGTCGCCCTCGCGGGACGACCTGCAGGAGGCCATCGCCCTGCTGCGCAAGGAGGACTTCGGGGTCGAGCTGCAGTTCGGCAACTTCCGGTGAGCCTCGTCGAGGCACGCCGGCTCACGCCGGAGGGCATCGCCCGTGCGGCCGCTGGGATCAGTCCCGTCTTCACCCACACGCCGCTGGTGCGGCACGACGATGTCGATGCCTGGCTCGGCGCGCGGGTGATGGCGAAGGTCGAGACGCTCGGACCGCTGCGGTCGTTCAAGGGACGCGGCGGCGACTGGTTCATGCGGCAGCGCCACTCCACGGATGCGGTGTGCGCCGCGTCGGCCGGCAACTTCGGCCAGGCCCTGGCGTATGCCGCACGCGAGGCGGGTGCCCACTGCACCATGTTCGCGTCGGTGCACGCCAGCCCGCTGAAGGTCGCGCGGATGCGCGCGCTGGGCGCGAACGTCATTCAGCGCGGCGCCGACTTCGATGCCGCCAAGGACGCCGCGCGCGACTACGCGCGCGAGCACGGCATCGAGTTCGTGGAGGATGGCAAGGCGCTCGCGATCACCGAGGGGGCGGGCAGCATCGGTGTCGAGATCGCGAACGCCACCACGCTCGACACGCTGCTGGTGCCGCTCGGCAACGGCGCGCTGCTGGCCGGCGTGGCGACGTGGATGAAGCATGTGTCGCCCGCCACCCGCATCGTGGGCGTGGTGGCGGCGGGTGCGCCAAGCATGCTGCGGGCGCTGACGGGCATCCAGGTGGACCACACCGTGCCGGTGCAGACCATCGCGGACGGCATCGCGGTGCGGGTGCCGGTGGAGGAGGCCGTGGACGACCTGCGCGGCCTGTTCGACGACCTGGTGGCGGTGGAGGAGGGGGCCATCACGGCAGCGATGCGTGGGTTGCTGTCCCACCTGGGCCTGGTCGTCGAGCCGGCGGGCGCGGTGGGCGTCGCCGTGCTCGTGTCGGCGCCGCACGGCACCTATGGGGAGCGCGTGGGCACCATCCTGTGCGGTGGCAACGCCACGCTGGAGCAGCTGCACGCGTGGGATGTGCTGGCGCTGCCGGTGGGGTAGGCGCCGCCCCGTTCAAGGGGACGGGGATCTTGAACGCGAGGGAGTTCAAGGGGACGGGGATCCGGAAGGGCCGCTGTGACCGAGCCACGGGACGCGTGGTAGGCGCTCCGTCACCTCGTACCAGTCCGCCGCCACCTCGCACACCCGGGGCACTCATGTCGAGTCCGTTCGTCAGCTTCTCGCCGATCCTCGCACTCGTCGGGGCATTGCTCCTGGACGGCGCTGCCGGCCCGCTGTCGCCGCCGGATGCGCCGGCCCCGGACGCTCGCGCCGTCGAGGTGCAGCGGATCCGCGCCCACTTCGACAGTGTGCTCACCGAGCTGCCGTCGCACGACCTCTCGGCACGCTCGCCGGCGCAGCGGGCCAGTCGCGACCGGCTGCTCGGTACCCTGCGCGCGTATCGCGATGCCGGTGCCTTCCCGCACAACTACGACTTCCCGGATCGGCCGACGCCGTACTTCATCGACCGGAAGACCGGCGTCCTCTGCGCCGTCGCGCACCTGCTCGCCTCCACCGGGCGCCGTGACATCGTCGATCGCGTGGCCGCGGCGGACAACAACGTGTGGGTGCCGCAGCTCGCGGGTGACACGGCGTTCGTGCACTGGTTGTCGGACAACGGCCTGACGCTGGCCGAGGCCGCGCGCATCCAGGTGCCGTACATGGGGCCGACGCCGGATGTCGGGCCGGCCATCCAGAACGATCGTGGCTCAGCGTACGTGATCGGTTCAGCCGCGGCGATCGGTGGCAGCATCGCCACGTCGCTCTGGTCCACGCGCGGCAACGCCGATGGGCACCGCGGCCTGAGCAACATCGCCGGGTTCGGGGTGAGCGCGGCCAGCCTCGGCCTGGTGGTCGCTGGCGCCTTCGATCGCGCGGCGCCGCGACCGGCGGTGACGGCGTCGCTGCTGGCGGCGGGGATGAGCGCATACTTCTCCACCCGCGGCCTGCTGCGACACAGCGCGTATCGCACGGCGCAGCGGGACGCCGCACGACGGGCGCCGGTGGGTGCCTCGATTGCGCCGATCCTGCCGGTGGCGGGGGTGAGCGGTTCCGGACTGGCGGTGCGGCTGACCTTCTGACGCGGGGCACTCGGTGGGAGTGTCGCTGCGGCGACGGCCACCTCCCGCCACCGACCCTCCCGCCACCGACCCTCGCGCTGCCGTGCGCCGGACGTACTCTTGTCACGAGAGCCGTTCGCCGCCCCGCATCCGTGATGCCCATGTTGCCGATCCGCCTGCTGCTCGCCCGTTCGTTCGCCATCAGCGCGCTGGCGCTGTCGCCGCTGACCGCACAGGTCCGCGTGACCCTCGCCAGCGGTGCGGCAACGCCCATGGATGGCCGGCTGCTGCTGATGATCAGCACCGACTCCACCGCCGAGCCGCGCTTCCAGATCAGCGACGGCCCGCGGACCCAGCTGCTCTTCGGCAGCGACGTGACCGGCTGGGCACGCGGTTCCGCGCGCACCATCGACGTCCGCGCGAACGGCTACCCGCTGCCGTCGCTGCGCGCCGTGCCGCCGGGTCGCTACTGGGTGCAGGCGGTGTTCAACGTGTACCAGACCTATCGCCGCGCCGACGGGCATGTCGTGTCGCTGCCGCCGGATCGCGGTGAAGGGCAGCAGTGGAACACCAAGCCCGGCAACCGCTACAGCACACCACGCTGGGTGACATGGAATGGCCGCAGCGTCGTGCCACTCACGCTCGACCAGGTGATCCCCGAGATCACGCCGCCGAAGGACACGAAGTACGTGCGCCACGAGCGCATCCGCAGTGAGCTGCTGTCGAAGTTCTGGGGCACCGATGTCTACATCGGCGCGCATGTGCTGCTGCCCGAGGGATTCGACACGCATCCCGAGGCGCGCTATCCGCTGGTGGTGTACCACGGCCATTTCCCGGCCGACCTGGGCGGCTTCCGCCCCGAGCCACCGGACACGACGCTGAAGCCCGACTACAGCGATCGCTTCCGGCTCACCGGCTACAACCGCATCCAGCAGCAGCTCGCACACCAGTTCTACAAGGACTGGACCGCGCCGGGATTCCCGCGCGTCCTCATGATCGAGATCCAGCATCCCACGCCGTACTACGACGACAGCTACGCCGTGAACAGCGCCGCACAGGGGCCGTACGGTGATGCGATCGTGCGCGAACTCATCCCATTCATCGAGCGGAAGTACCGCGGCATCGGCCAGGGCTACGCGCGCTTCACGTACGGCGGCAGCACCGGGGGCTGGGAGGCGATGGCGTCGCAGGTGTTCTATCCGACCGAGTTCAATGGCGCGTGGGCGGCCTGTCCCGACCCGATCGACTTCCGAGCCTACACCGTCGTCAACCTCTACGCCGACACCAACGCGTACATGCTCGACAGCCGCTGGAAGCGCACGGCGCGCAGCGGCCAGCAGGACTACCTCGGCCGTCCGACCGCCACCCTGCAGGAGATCGCGCAGCACGAGATGGCGGTGGCCAGTAAGGGACGCTCCGGCGGCCAGTGGGACATCTGGCAGGCCACCTTCTCCCCGCTCGGCGCCGACGGCTACCCGAAGCCCATCTGGGACCGCCAGACCGGCCGCATCGACCGCAGCGTGGCCGACTACTGGCGCGAGCACTTCGACCTCACGCACATCGTGAAGCGTGACTGGAACACGCTCGGCCCGGTGTTGCGTGGAAAGCTGCACATCTACGTCGGCGACATGGACAACTACTACCTGCAGAACGCCGTCTACCTCGCGCAGCGCGACTTCGCGGCGCTGCAGAACCCGCTGGCCGAGGTGGAGTTCGCATACGGCGACCGCGCCGAGCATTGCTGGAACGGCGATCCCACGCGGCCGAATGCCGAGTCGCGGCTGCGGTATCACCAGATGTTCATCCCTCGGATCATGTCGCAGATCCGGAAGCATCATCCGGCGGATGTGGACACGCTGAGCTGGCGGTACTGAGCGGTGTCGGGGGGGGGACGGGCGGCGTTCCGGGTCCCCGTCCGCTCGAACCCCGGTCGGCGACCGTCAGGCGCCTACTTCGTCCAGATCAGGATCACCGCGCACGCATCATCCAGGTACTCCCCCGGAATCTTCGACGGACCGACGTACACCTCCATCAACTGGATGCTGGCCACGGTGATGTCCTTCAGCACCGTCGCCGCATCGATGTTGTTCCCGTTGCCGCCCTCCACGGCATGGTGACGCGAACTGGTCGGGTTCTGGCTCTCGTCGGACCCGTCGCCGGTGCGTGTGAAGTTGTACTTCGTCCAGCGATTGCCGTCGACCCAGACCTGTACCTTCTGGTCGTTGGAGAGCTCACGACAGCGCGCGAACTCCACGCCACGATCCGTGACGCGTGCACCGGGGACCAGCGCGAGGACGTCGAGCACCTGCAGGACGCCGAGGCTGTCGATGCGCTCCCGCGTGAAGTACCGCCCGGTGCCGCGCGCCAGTCGCTTGTATGGATCAGCGAAGCGTGCGGGATAGGTGACCTGCTGCCCGCTGACGGTGATCGTCGCCATCCGTTCCGCGGTGGGCTGCAGCGCAACCGTGAGCTGCAGCGACTGGCCAGCGGCGAGCATGACGCGCTGCATTGCCGGTTCCACGCCAAGGCGCCGCAGCCGGAGCACGTGTTCACCGGCGGCCAGGCCGCTCAGGCGAAATCCACCGCTCGAATCACTGCGCGTGGCGTGCCCGCCCGGCTCGAGCGTGATCTCGACGTCGGCCAGCCACGCTGCGGTGTCGCCGATGACGTGCACGCGACCGGCGATGGCCGCCGTCTGCGCGGACAGCAGGGGAGCCCAGCTCAGCAGCAGGGCTGCCAGGCGTGCCAGGATGCCTGTTGACATCACTGCCTCCCGTGAGGAATCCCACTTCGTTTCGCGTTCCATGTTGCCACGTGGGCACGCGGTTGTCACCCCAGCGACAACACCCTCAGCCGCAGCTCCCACTCCTGCCGGTGCATCGCCCGTCCGTACCCCACGTGCGGCGACTCCCCCGTGTGGTTGAAGCCGGCCCCGTGCACCAGCAGCCGCGCCGTCTTCATCGGGTCGAAGAGCTCCACCCGCAGCGTCGCATACCCCGCCC
This window encodes:
- a CDS encoding prephenate/arogenate dehydrogenase family protein, which codes for MAESPLAESPLAAPPTPGKLVLVGMGLIGASIALAARASGAAHTIVALDSSDAVMARVRALDLADVADGDIAAALHRADLVILCVPVGASGAAAAAIAPYLEAGTVVSDTGSVKSSVVAQVTPHLPPGVAFVPAHPIAGTEFSGPDAGLATLFRNRWCILTPADGAEEGAVALVAGFWHRLGARVATMAPEHHDRVLALTSHLPHMIAYNIVGTADDFGDETRSEVIKFSASGFRDFTRIASSDPVMWRDIFLHNRDAVLEMLERFTSDLDALQGMIRTGDGDGLFAFFSRTRAIRRSIVEQGQDTSAADFGRQGPAGG
- a CDS encoding YajQ family cyclic di-GMP-binding protein; translated protein: MAETNSFDVTTSVDLQEVDNAVNQAKKEVGQRYDFKGVMAEIEFSRAESKIELKSNSDMHMESMFDVLQAKLIKRGVPVKNLDVGDVKPMGGDTLMRTINLKMNLDGDTAKKVAAAIKAAKLKKVQAAIQGDQVRVTSPSRDDLQEAIALLRKEDFGVELQFGNFR
- a CDS encoding pyridoxal-phosphate dependent enzyme; translation: MSLVEARRLTPEGIARAAAGISPVFTHTPLVRHDDVDAWLGARVMAKVETLGPLRSFKGRGGDWFMRQRHSTDAVCAASAGNFGQALAYAAREAGAHCTMFASVHASPLKVARMRALGANVIQRGADFDAAKDAARDYAREHGIEFVEDGKALAITEGAGSIGVEIANATTLDTLLVPLGNGALLAGVATWMKHVSPATRIVGVVAAGAPSMLRALTGIQVDHTVPVQTIADGIAVRVPVEEAVDDLRGLFDDLVAVEEGAITAAMRGLLSHLGLVVEPAGAVGVAVLVSAPHGTYGERVGTILCGGNATLEQLHAWDVLALPVG
- a CDS encoding carboxypeptidase regulatory-like domain-containing protein, yielding MSTGILARLAALLLSWAPLLSAQTAAIAGRVHVIGDTAAWLADVEITLEPGGHATRSDSSGGFRLSGLAAGEHVLRLRRLGVEPAMQRVMLAAGQSLQLTVALQPTAERMATITVSGQQVTYPARFADPYKRLARGTGRYFTRERIDSLGVLQVLDVLALVPGARVTDRGVEFARCRELSNDQKVQVWVDGNRWTKYNFTRTGDGSDESQNPTSSRHHAVEGGNGNNIDAATVLKDITVASIQLMEVYVGPSKIPGEYLDDACAVILIWTK